One uncultured Hyphomonas sp. genomic region harbors:
- a CDS encoding helix-turn-helix transcriptional regulator, with protein sequence MHLDVRSDWLSHVDEVPRALVAANAVANLEALEHSPRHQHQKAQLLFTVRGVINCEVDDAVWIVPPQCAVWIPGGLPHTVFGSGEVECISLFIDPPGSPNLPTECCTITVSSFFRQLLMRANDLPELYDIDGPDGRIVSVIFDELAAASVEDLRLPIPGDPRLKKLTDLLIAAPADRSTVAEWAARIALSERSLSRLLTEEVGMSFGRWRRQLHIVLALRQLSAGQTVQAVAMDLGYESASSFVTMFRKMVGKPPSRYLLERLKPAPRDYGGY encoded by the coding sequence ATGCATTTAGACGTCCGTAGCGATTGGCTGTCTCATGTCGATGAGGTTCCCCGTGCGCTGGTCGCGGCCAATGCTGTCGCTAACCTTGAGGCCCTGGAGCATTCGCCGCGGCACCAGCATCAGAAAGCACAACTGCTTTTCACGGTCCGCGGCGTCATCAATTGCGAGGTCGACGACGCTGTCTGGATCGTGCCGCCGCAATGCGCCGTATGGATTCCTGGCGGGCTACCCCATACCGTTTTCGGCTCCGGCGAGGTGGAGTGCATCTCCCTCTTCATCGACCCTCCTGGATCTCCGAATCTGCCGACCGAATGCTGCACCATCACGGTGTCGAGCTTTTTCCGTCAGCTGCTGATGCGGGCCAACGATCTGCCGGAACTCTATGACATTGACGGTCCGGACGGCCGCATCGTGTCCGTTATCTTCGATGAGCTGGCTGCCGCATCGGTCGAAGACCTGCGCCTGCCGATCCCCGGCGATCCGCGCCTGAAGAAGCTCACCGACCTGTTGATCGCAGCCCCTGCGGATCGTTCCACTGTCGCGGAGTGGGCCGCCCGCATCGCGCTCAGCGAGCGCAGCCTGAGCCGTCTGCTGACGGAAGAAGTGGGCATGAGTTTCGGCCGCTGGCGTCGGCAGTTGCATATTGTCCTCGCTTTGCGGCAGCTGAGTGCCGGCCAGACGGTCCAGGCCGTCGCGATGGACCTCGGCTATGAAAGCGCCAGCAGTTTCGTCACCATGTTCCGAAAGATGGTCGGCAAACCGCCAAGCCGCTATCTGCTTGAGCGGCTGAAGCCTGCACCTCGCGATTATGGAGGGTATTAG
- a CDS encoding glycosyltransferase family 2 protein produces MTEAMTPEAKATIIMTARDRFSMAVRVLNEIAEVTTRPYELIYVDGGSPKHVADEIRAVCEKNGFRYLRYDHFLAPCQARNIGLRLSTTPYVVYCENDVLVTGGWLANLVKCAEETGAEVVQPLICQGTPLHTEIHQAGGNFTDDMDAFFNGTEDQRRLSDSHLWHQGEQVSDVELTRTETQVTEVHCFLVRRDAFDWLGEFDESMPCSKDHVDFSVNVWSKGGRIMLEPTSVVTFCVPSRAHPVEPVDRAFFLLRWSPKWQRQSLSHFQKKWKLENDPYFDRYLKLTGWRYREGVAKPLIRKIPFVGHSYKVQQAGSLLLMPLLKFIGARMADQQAQDYRPSDGAPPPASGAEDRKSASAAA; encoded by the coding sequence ATGACTGAAGCAATGACCCCCGAGGCCAAGGCCACGATCATCATGACCGCGCGTGACCGGTTCAGCATGGCCGTCCGGGTACTAAACGAGATTGCCGAGGTGACGACCCGCCCCTACGAGCTTATCTATGTGGACGGCGGCAGCCCGAAACATGTTGCCGACGAAATCCGCGCTGTTTGTGAGAAAAACGGATTCCGCTACCTGCGCTACGACCATTTCCTGGCCCCCTGCCAGGCTCGCAATATCGGCCTGCGCCTGTCGACCACACCCTATGTCGTCTATTGCGAGAATGATGTGCTCGTCACCGGCGGCTGGCTGGCAAACCTCGTGAAATGCGCCGAGGAAACCGGCGCCGAAGTGGTCCAGCCCCTGATCTGCCAGGGCACGCCCCTTCATACGGAAATTCACCAGGCCGGCGGCAATTTTACCGACGACATGGATGCCTTCTTCAATGGCACGGAAGATCAGCGCCGCCTGTCCGACAGCCATCTCTGGCACCAGGGCGAACAGGTCAGCGATGTTGAGCTTACCCGCACAGAAACACAGGTCACGGAAGTACACTGTTTCCTCGTTCGCCGGGATGCCTTCGATTGGCTGGGAGAGTTCGACGAGAGCATGCCCTGCTCCAAGGATCATGTGGACTTCAGCGTAAACGTCTGGAGCAAGGGCGGGCGTATCATGCTGGAACCGACGTCGGTCGTGACCTTCTGCGTGCCGAGCAGGGCCCATCCGGTGGAACCGGTCGACCGCGCCTTCTTCCTGCTGCGCTGGTCGCCGAAATGGCAGCGCCAGAGCCTCAGCCACTTCCAGAAAAAATGGAAACTGGAGAATGACCCCTATTTCGACCGCTACCTGAAACTCACGGGTTGGCGCTATCGCGAAGGCGTGGCGAAACCCCTGATCCGGAAGATCCCTTTCGTCGGGCACAGCTACAAGGTGCAGCAGGCTGGCTCGCTCCTCCTGATGCCATTGCTGAAATTCATCGGCGCGCGCATGGCAGACCAGCAAGCGCAGGATTACCGCCCGTCAGATGGAGCGCCCCCACCTGCATCCGGTGCGGAAGACCGGAAATCCGCCAGCGCGGCCGCCTGA
- a CDS encoding glycosyltransferase, which yields MKIAFFTNAFPMMSEAFIVNSAAALIDAGHSVDIFGIGNVDATGLSVPEAEPLQLEKSTTNIRWPDTSAGRWKGLPGTLGRLVSRHGVSGLTRIQPGTYRRTFMDLSAFYQAAQIPADGAYDIIHCQFAPLAEHVIKHRRAGFLSGRLVVNFRGYDISELVTLHGEHLYDHIWPEADAFISNSDYFRQRAIAIGCPEDRISVVGSGMRLESFPFQPIEEAPAGDMRFLMVGRLIERKGFHIALPALSRFAQATGRRVHVDIVGDGPLRADLEQLAQDCGLAGCVTFHGARSHTEIADFIRQCDVFIAPSMTCSKGSQDGPVNTLKEAMAIGRPVIGTRHGGISELVLDGETGLLCEEGDIDALEQAVHRILSLRDDWPKMLKNARTAVEDTYALSRTTEDLIDIYTAITAAPSPKDTPRPSRKAA from the coding sequence ATGAAGATTGCGTTCTTTACCAACGCGTTTCCGATGATGTCGGAAGCCTTCATCGTGAACAGTGCGGCCGCCCTGATCGATGCCGGGCACAGTGTCGATATTTTCGGTATTGGCAATGTCGATGCCACCGGCCTGTCGGTTCCGGAAGCAGAGCCTCTGCAGCTGGAAAAATCGACAACCAATATCCGCTGGCCGGACACATCCGCCGGCCGCTGGAAAGGTTTGCCAGGTACGCTTGGACGTCTCGTCAGCCGGCATGGCGTCTCAGGCCTGACGCGGATTCAGCCCGGCACCTACCGGCGCACATTCATGGATCTGTCCGCGTTTTACCAGGCCGCGCAAATACCTGCCGATGGTGCCTATGACATCATTCACTGCCAGTTTGCTCCGCTTGCTGAGCATGTAATCAAACACCGCCGCGCAGGATTCCTCTCCGGCCGCCTTGTTGTGAATTTCCGCGGTTATGACATCTCGGAACTGGTGACACTGCACGGGGAACATCTCTACGATCACATCTGGCCGGAAGCCGATGCGTTCATCTCCAACTCCGACTATTTCCGCCAGCGCGCCATCGCCATCGGCTGCCCCGAAGACCGGATCAGCGTCGTCGGTTCGGGCATGCGGCTGGAGAGCTTCCCGTTCCAGCCGATCGAAGAAGCGCCGGCCGGCGACATGCGTTTCCTGATGGTTGGACGGCTCATCGAGCGCAAGGGCTTTCACATTGCCCTGCCGGCCCTCTCGCGCTTTGCCCAGGCCACCGGACGCCGGGTCCATGTGGACATTGTCGGCGACGGCCCTTTGCGCGCCGACCTGGAGCAGCTTGCGCAGGATTGCGGTCTTGCCGGCTGTGTCACGTTCCATGGCGCCCGAAGCCATACAGAGATCGCAGACTTCATCCGCCAGTGCGATGTATTCATTGCGCCATCCATGACCTGCTCCAAAGGCAGCCAGGACGGCCCCGTCAACACGCTCAAGGAAGCCATGGCCATCGGACGCCCGGTCATCGGCACGCGGCATGGCGGGATTTCCGAACTGGTTCTTGACGGTGAAACAGGCCTGCTTTGCGAGGAAGGCGATATCGACGCGCTCGAACAGGCTGTTCACCGCATCCTCAGCCTGCGGGACGACTGGCCAAAAATGCTGAAGAACGCCCGCACTGCCGTCGAAGACACCTATGCGTTGTCCCGGACAACGGAAGACCTGATCGACATCTACACCGCAATTACGGCAGCCCCCTCTCCCAAAGACACTCCCCGCCCTTCAAGGAAAGCAGCCTGA
- a CDS encoding glycosyltransferase — MPANSVTVLIPTFNRAHLLVESLDSVLAQTRRPDQIIVINDGSTDDTLERLEPYRGDIEILNKDNAGKSAALNKALSVAKGNLIWVFDDDDIAEPDALEILLGLLDENPDADFAYGRHDRFEVRPDGRVKWKDTGYWRKSPPDDFLFETLLDMFAHQPGMLVRKSLYIKAGAFDESLVRSQDYDMLLRLARHGRPAPTERILFHQRQHDLPRGTAAKVVEAAERNAVWQRYDRQIFEASYLSLPLGKYLPADCSLTEPGMTRRALIRRGIVMGRKNLWKEAGADFSRAARISERPLTCGETADLRDMFTMKYGCDECLMDADVQALFFDIKHASPVGAQMARAAARAMVWRGRLALQKGKPLLAFRLASLVGRLMAPSKNVSREVQSSFASR; from the coding sequence ATGCCTGCCAATTCGGTTACTGTGCTGATCCCCACCTTTAACAGGGCGCATCTTCTCGTAGAGTCTCTGGACTCGGTTCTGGCTCAGACGCGGCGGCCTGATCAGATCATCGTGATTAATGATGGTTCCACAGATGACACACTGGAGAGGCTTGAGCCTTACCGGGGCGACATCGAAATCCTCAATAAGGACAATGCGGGAAAATCGGCGGCGCTGAACAAGGCGCTCAGCGTTGCGAAGGGCAATCTGATCTGGGTCTTCGATGATGACGATATTGCCGAACCGGATGCCCTCGAAATCCTGCTGGGCCTTCTGGACGAAAACCCGGATGCGGACTTTGCCTATGGCCGCCACGACCGGTTCGAGGTCCGCCCGGATGGCCGGGTCAAATGGAAAGACACGGGCTATTGGCGCAAGAGCCCGCCGGATGACTTCCTGTTTGAAACACTTCTCGACATGTTCGCCCACCAGCCCGGCATGCTGGTGCGCAAGTCGCTATACATCAAGGCGGGCGCGTTCGACGAAAGCCTTGTCCGGTCCCAGGACTATGACATGCTGCTTCGGCTGGCGCGCCATGGCCGCCCGGCCCCGACAGAGCGCATATTGTTCCACCAGCGCCAGCATGATCTTCCGCGCGGCACCGCCGCGAAAGTGGTCGAAGCCGCAGAACGAAATGCCGTCTGGCAGCGATACGACCGCCAGATATTCGAGGCCAGCTATCTCTCCCTGCCGCTTGGCAAATACCTGCCGGCCGATTGCTCGCTGACCGAACCGGGCATGACCCGCCGGGCCCTCATCCGGCGCGGCATTGTCATGGGCCGCAAGAATCTCTGGAAAGAGGCCGGGGCAGACTTCAGCCGCGCAGCGCGCATATCGGAGCGGCCGTTGACCTGCGGAGAAACAGCAGACCTGCGCGACATGTTCACGATGAAATATGGCTGCGACGAATGTCTTATGGATGCGGACGTGCAGGCCCTTTTCTTTGACATCAAACATGCCTCTCCGGTCGGCGCGCAGATGGCCCGGGCGGCTGCTCGCGCCATGGTCTGGCGGGGTCGCCTTGCCCTGCAGAAGGGGAAACCTCTGCTCGCGTTCAGGCTTGCTTCACTCGTTGGGCGTTTGATGGCGCCGAGTAAAAATGTTTCCAGGGAGGTTCAATCCTCCTTCGCCAGCAGGTAG
- a CDS encoding lipopolysaccharide biosynthesis protein produces the protein MAPNLLQKAGQAVALNAIANWTTLIGSFLSIVIIARILTPEDYGVFVMALMVVMLPEVIASGTLGDSLVQRKELRPGHINSVFLQSMTLSIAAWGLLVLLAPWIAHAFGEPSVAPVLIVTGAILPIGAVMSVPAAILQRDLRYKEITVIDILGTMTAAIVGIALALMWRNEWALVGMELSRRVVRVFGFLYFAKWAPSIRSSWPDFQELIRFNLANGASKILQTFDQMLPKTLIGMTLGSHAVGLFNLPERLFQQANQALIAPFAAVAMPVASAMQDNRETLHQAMDSAIRMSALLAYPTFMGAFVVAPVAIPVVFGEQWAPSVPIFQIYMVIGLRAPITAIILGVFRGVGRPDVVAWITLTSIIATSILLAFTYQYGIVAIALGLLAKQVITFVLSTWMIQRVVGFTVIRQLLAGSAAFFASCVMGLAVWLFMDFVPDLAHPLLHVVATIVLGALIYPVALYFFMPRLGRHILRAVRILLSGQPREALKTVRGALTEQGI, from the coding sequence ATGGCACCCAACCTGCTTCAAAAAGCCGGACAGGCGGTCGCGCTCAACGCGATTGCGAACTGGACGACGCTGATCGGCTCGTTCCTGTCGATTGTCATCATTGCCCGGATCCTGACGCCGGAAGATTATGGCGTGTTCGTCATGGCGCTGATGGTGGTGATGCTGCCCGAGGTGATCGCCTCGGGAACGCTGGGTGATTCCCTCGTCCAGCGGAAGGAATTGCGGCCCGGGCATATCAATTCGGTTTTCCTGCAGTCGATGACGCTCTCCATTGCGGCCTGGGGGCTGCTGGTTCTGCTGGCGCCGTGGATCGCGCACGCTTTCGGTGAGCCGTCGGTTGCGCCGGTCTTGATCGTGACCGGGGCCATCCTGCCGATCGGCGCTGTGATGTCTGTGCCGGCCGCTATTCTGCAGCGTGATCTGCGTTACAAGGAAATCACCGTCATCGATATTCTGGGGACCATGACGGCGGCCATTGTTGGCATTGCACTGGCCCTGATGTGGCGGAATGAATGGGCGCTGGTGGGGATGGAACTGTCCCGCCGCGTCGTGCGGGTGTTCGGCTTCCTCTATTTCGCGAAGTGGGCGCCCAGTATCCGCTCCAGCTGGCCGGACTTCCAGGAACTGATCCGGTTCAATCTGGCCAATGGCGCGTCCAAGATCCTGCAGACATTCGACCAGATGCTGCCAAAGACACTGATCGGCATGACGCTCGGCTCGCATGCGGTCGGGCTGTTCAATCTGCCGGAGCGGCTTTTCCAGCAGGCAAACCAGGCTCTGATCGCGCCGTTTGCCGCCGTGGCGATGCCGGTCGCCTCGGCCATGCAGGACAATCGCGAGACGCTTCATCAGGCGATGGACAGCGCCATCCGGATGTCCGCCTTGCTGGCCTATCCGACCTTCATGGGCGCCTTCGTTGTGGCGCCGGTCGCGATCCCCGTCGTCTTCGGTGAGCAATGGGCGCCGAGTGTCCCGATTTTCCAGATCTATATGGTCATCGGCCTGCGTGCGCCGATCACGGCGATCATTCTGGGCGTGTTCCGCGGCGTTGGCCGGCCGGATGTGGTGGCGTGGATCACGCTGACCTCGATCATTGCGACCTCCATTCTCCTCGCCTTCACTTATCAGTATGGCATCGTGGCCATCGCACTGGGCCTCCTGGCCAAGCAGGTGATCACGTTCGTGCTGAGTACCTGGATGATCCAGCGCGTGGTCGGGTTCACGGTCATCCGCCAGCTGCTTGCGGGGTCGGCGGCCTTCTTTGCCTCCTGTGTCATGGGGCTTGCCGTCTGGCTGTTCATGGATTTCGTGCCGGATCTCGCCCATCCGCTGCTCCATGTAGTCGCCACAATCGTGCTGGGGGCGCTGATCTATCCGGTGGCGCTGTACTTCTTCATGCCCCGCCTTGGCCGTCACATCCTGAGGGCAGTACGCATCCTCCTGTCGGGCCAGCCGCGCGAGGCGCTCAAAACAGTCCGCGGCGCCCTGACAGAGCAGGGGATCTGA
- a CDS encoding TraB/GumN family protein, whose amino-acid sequence MKRAGWAAFAATAMMLVVAACGGGGTVEDKPELSPEAERAARVAEQEALYEAALAAAEASRGAGEPAVWTLADEDTTIYIMGTVHLLRPELDWRSDEIDIALNEAGTLVFETDVSSPEAAREMMNFISTHAVFTDGRQLTSLLDKSEQAELQAALDYLDYPLGAMQTFRPWYAAVNLSVLQMQKDGFDPSAGVEQVLEREGKAAGKNFAYLETIEEQLGRFANLPDDEQVDFLVSSAESVEEGSEMLDVLVSEWEDGDVNGLAALMSNPEMMGSEAIYDALLKDRNEDWVPKIEAMLDAPGTVLIAVGAGHLAGEDSVIELLRADGHEVEGP is encoded by the coding sequence ATGAAGCGTGCGGGTTGGGCGGCATTTGCCGCCACGGCGATGATGCTGGTTGTGGCTGCGTGCGGTGGCGGCGGCACGGTCGAAGACAAGCCGGAGCTTTCCCCGGAAGCCGAACGCGCCGCGCGCGTGGCAGAGCAGGAGGCGCTTTACGAGGCTGCCCTTGCCGCGGCGGAGGCGAGCCGCGGCGCAGGCGAACCGGCGGTCTGGACGCTGGCCGACGAGGACACGACGATCTACATCATGGGCACGGTCCATTTGCTGCGCCCGGAGCTCGACTGGCGATCCGACGAGATCGACATCGCCCTGAACGAGGCCGGCACGCTGGTCTTTGAGACCGATGTGTCGAGCCCGGAAGCGGCTCGTGAGATGATGAACTTCATCAGCACCCATGCCGTCTTCACCGATGGCCGCCAGCTGACCAGCCTTCTGGACAAGTCCGAACAGGCCGAACTTCAGGCGGCGCTCGATTATCTCGATTATCCCCTTGGGGCGATGCAGACGTTCCGGCCCTGGTATGCGGCGGTGAACTTGTCGGTCCTGCAGATGCAGAAGGACGGCTTCGACCCCTCTGCCGGTGTGGAGCAGGTGCTGGAGCGGGAAGGCAAGGCGGCCGGCAAGAACTTTGCCTATCTCGAAACCATCGAGGAACAGCTCGGCCGCTTCGCGAACCTGCCGGATGACGAGCAGGTCGACTTCCTGGTTTCCTCCGCAGAGTCGGTGGAGGAGGGGAGCGAGATGCTCGATGTCCTGGTCAGCGAGTGGGAAGATGGCGACGTTAACGGCCTTGCCGCGCTGATGTCCAATCCGGAGATGATGGGATCGGAAGCGATCTATGACGCGCTCCTGAAAGACCGCAACGAAGACTGGGTGCCGAAGATCGAAGCCATGCTGGATGCGCCGGGCACGGTGCTGATCGCCGTCGGCGCCGGGCATCTCGCCGGTGAAGACAGCGTGATCGAACTCCTCCGCGCCGACGGCCATGAGGTCGAAGGCCCGTAA
- the hisN gene encoding histidinol-phosphatase: MNSVLNFDEDLALANRLADAAWSAIRPHFRALSNIDNKAGAGESYDPVTEADRAAEKAMREIIARERPHHGITGEEFGETPSSSGWRWVLDPVDGTRAFVAGLPVWTTLIALVDPMGFPVIGVIDQPVLGERYIGWPGGAALQTPAGRSPLTVSDVPSLSGAVISTTDPFILSVPEQGVWSDLRGASRLARYGLDAYAYARLAGGTVHLVAESGLQPWDVAALIPVVTGAGGHATDWTGAPASLGGQVLCTATDALMEEALTLLAPAAQTSPV; the protein is encoded by the coding sequence ATGAATTCGGTTCTCAATTTCGACGAAGACCTCGCTTTGGCGAACCGTCTTGCCGATGCGGCCTGGTCAGCGATCCGGCCGCATTTCCGTGCGCTCAGCAATATTGATAACAAGGCGGGCGCCGGCGAATCCTACGATCCCGTCACCGAAGCCGACCGCGCCGCCGAAAAGGCGATGCGCGAGATCATCGCCCGCGAGCGGCCGCATCACGGCATTACCGGCGAGGAATTCGGCGAGACCCCCTCTTCTTCCGGCTGGCGCTGGGTGCTCGACCCGGTCGATGGCACGCGGGCCTTCGTGGCCGGCCTGCCGGTCTGGACCACGCTGATTGCCCTCGTTGACCCGATGGGCTTTCCGGTGATCGGCGTGATCGACCAGCCCGTGCTCGGCGAGCGCTATATCGGCTGGCCGGGCGGCGCGGCCCTGCAGACACCGGCCGGACGCAGCCCCCTCACCGTGTCCGATGTCCCCTCCCTGTCCGGCGCCGTGATTTCGACGACAGACCCGTTCATCCTCAGCGTCCCGGAACAGGGCGTCTGGTCCGACCTGCGCGGCGCCAGCCGGCTCGCCCGCTACGGGCTCGACGCCTATGCCTATGCCCGGCTCGCCGGCGGCACCGTCCACCTTGTGGCAGAGTCCGGCCTGCAGCCCTGGGATGTCGCCGCCCTGATCCCCGTCGTCACCGGCGCGGGCGGACACGCCACCGACTGGACCGGCGCCCCGGCCAGCCTTGGCGGCCAGGTCCTGTGCACCGCCACCGACGCCCTCATGGAGGAGGCCCTCACCCTCCTCGCCCCGGCCGCACAGACAAGTCCGGTATAG
- a CDS encoding helix-turn-helix transcriptional regulator — translation MADETDLHVGKRLRRRRRLLGMTQQDLASQVGVRFQQIQKYECGANRITASRLYELAKAMNVSVQYFFDGMPAAGTPDAANDAERLESDILSQKETLELVRAYYRLDERPRRRLLELAKALEGDSSGHGAA, via the coding sequence ATGGCTGATGAAACAGACCTGCACGTTGGCAAACGCCTGCGCCGCCGCCGCCGCCTTCTGGGCATGACCCAGCAGGACCTCGCGAGCCAGGTGGGCGTACGCTTCCAGCAGATCCAGAAATATGAGTGCGGCGCCAACCGCATCACCGCCTCGCGCCTCTATGAACTGGCCAAGGCGATGAACGTGTCCGTCCAGTATTTCTTCGACGGCATGCCCGCCGCCGGCACCCCGGATGCCGCCAATGACGCCGAGCGCCTCGAAAGCGACATCCTCAGCCAGAAGGAAACGCTGGAACTGGTCCGCGCCTATTATCGCCTGGACGAACGTCCGCGCCGCCGCCTGCTCGAACTGGCCAAGGCGCTTGAAGGCGACTCTTCCGGTCACGGCGCTGCCTGA
- a CDS encoding N-formylglutamate amidohydrolase, with the protein MESFGPAYTLTRPAGQPAPFVFASPHSGSLYPESMLEALRVPVMDLRRTEDAFIEELFASAPAAGATLLAACYGRSVADLNRDPRELDASMFDGPPPRTCGMPTARVEAGLGCLPRVAAGGTEIYSRRLTREEGEARLAHIHDAYHACLGDELAALRDTHGHAVLIDCHSMPSVQPGRRALADIVLGDRFGASCDPRLTSRAERAFRELGFSVARNAPYAGGYTTRRYGKPRRGVHALQIEINRGLYMDEQAVERLDRFDDLAGAIETVISGLLDTALILPKV; encoded by the coding sequence GTGGAATCCTTCGGACCGGCCTACACGCTGACCCGGCCTGCCGGACAGCCGGCGCCTTTCGTGTTCGCCTCCCCGCATTCCGGCTCGCTCTATCCCGAAAGCATGCTGGAAGCGCTGCGGGTGCCGGTGATGGACCTGCGCCGCACCGAAGATGCCTTTATAGAAGAATTGTTCGCGTCCGCGCCGGCCGCCGGGGCGACGCTGCTGGCCGCCTGCTATGGCCGCTCGGTGGCAGACCTCAACCGCGACCCGCGCGAACTGGACGCCTCCATGTTCGACGGTCCCCCGCCCCGCACCTGCGGCATGCCGACAGCGAGAGTGGAAGCCGGGCTCGGCTGCCTGCCCCGCGTCGCCGCCGGCGGGACCGAGATCTACAGCCGCCGCCTGACCCGCGAAGAAGGCGAAGCGCGCCTGGCCCATATACATGACGCCTATCATGCCTGCCTCGGCGATGAGCTGGCCGCCCTGCGAGACACCCATGGCCATGCCGTGCTGATCGACTGCCACTCCATGCCGTCGGTCCAGCCGGGCCGCCGGGCGCTGGCAGACATTGTATTGGGCGACCGGTTCGGCGCCTCCTGCGATCCGCGCCTGACCAGCCGGGCCGAGCGGGCCTTCCGCGAGCTCGGCTTCAGCGTCGCGCGCAACGCGCCCTATGCCGGCGGCTACACGACCCGGCGCTATGGCAAGCCCCGGCGCGGCGTCCATGCGCTGCAGATCGAGATCAATCGCGGCCTCTACATGGATGAGCAGGCCGTCGAACGCCTGGACCGGTTCGACGACCTGGCCGGCGCGATTGAAACAGTTATCTCCGGATTGCTGGATACGGCGCTGATCCTGCCAAAGGTGTAA
- a CDS encoding response regulator, translated as MTKILLAEDDDSMRAFLAAALRRAGHEVQDYADGETALAALEREVFDLLLTDIVMPGLDGIELARRGAELDPAMKIVFITGFAAVALSSGAPTPAGAKVLSKPFHLREIVEEVDKVMAA; from the coding sequence GTGACCAAGATCCTGCTGGCTGAAGATGATGATTCCATGCGCGCCTTCCTGGCTGCGGCGCTGCGCCGTGCCGGGCACGAAGTGCAGGACTATGCCGACGGCGAGACAGCCCTCGCTGCACTTGAGCGCGAAGTGTTCGACCTGCTGCTGACCGACATTGTGATGCCGGGCCTCGACGGGATTGAGCTTGCCCGCCGCGGGGCCGAGCTCGACCCGGCCATGAAGATCGTCTTCATCACGGGCTTTGCCGCTGTGGCGCTGTCGTCCGGAGCGCCGACGCCAGCGGGCGCCAAAGTCCTGTCGAAGCCGTTCCACCTGCGGGAAATCGTCGAGGAAGTCGACAAGGTGATGGCGGCCTGA
- a CDS encoding TetR/AcrR family transcriptional regulator, with product MAETSPSPRRGRPRSFDPHEVMQQVQDAFWKGGFEGTSIGDLAGATGLNRPSLYGAFGDKHALYIQALQQYRDATQAAGRKILEDAPTLRTALEDLFRAAIRLYTDDEEARGCFVASTAPPEAMRDTTVRRELAVTNDSLDEMFEARIARAQAEGEACTGLPPDEAARIASAVLHSLSVRARAGASRRALHALAQSAVDLLAQAPETGRSEGR from the coding sequence ATGGCCGAGACCAGCCCCTCACCCCGCCGCGGCCGCCCACGCAGCTTCGATCCGCATGAAGTGATGCAGCAGGTGCAGGACGCCTTCTGGAAAGGCGGCTTTGAAGGCACCTCGATCGGCGACCTGGCCGGCGCCACGGGCCTCAACCGGCCGAGCCTGTACGGCGCGTTCGGCGACAAGCACGCCCTTTATATCCAGGCCCTGCAGCAATATCGCGACGCCACCCAGGCGGCCGGCCGCAAGATTCTCGAAGACGCGCCGACCCTGCGCACCGCGCTGGAAGACCTCTTCCGCGCCGCGATCCGCCTCTATACCGACGATGAAGAGGCGCGCGGCTGTTTCGTCGCCAGCACGGCCCCGCCCGAAGCCATGCGCGACACGACCGTGCGCCGGGAACTCGCCGTCACGAATGACAGCCTGGACGAGATGTTCGAAGCGCGGATCGCGCGGGCCCAGGCAGAGGGGGAGGCCTGCACCGGCCTGCCGCCGGACGAGGCCGCCCGGATCGCTTCGGCTGTGCTGCATTCCTTGTCTGTCCGGGCGCGGGCAGGGGCCTCGAGACGGGCTTTGCATGCGCTGGCACAGAGCGCGGTGGACCTGCTGGCGCAGGCGCCGGAGACGGGTCGCAGCGAAGGCCGCTGA